A genomic segment from Diospyros lotus cultivar Yz01 chromosome 5, ASM1463336v1, whole genome shotgun sequence encodes:
- the LOC127801291 gene encoding transcription factor bHLH113-like isoform X1, translating into MAENRGFTGAGGGRFSKMLFSAVEDVDVALDTDGCYNYTSSFSTENPPKMLCFSDHRNACEFGCFSETAPKSGLTCSDSSSASSTAAAAVSSSKSNKKRSGPVLEPTPITTVAGAPPGRQSDCKRAKSENGHGKAKREKLGERITALQQLVSPYGKTDTASVLHEAMGYIRFLQEQVQVLSSPYLRRLPPPPSLSLQENGGNGEDTGEEPRKDLRSRGLCLVPIESTTRVANDNGADFWSPAMVNYFPPTRG; encoded by the exons ATGGCCGAAAACCGGGGCTTCACCGGCGCCGGCGGCGGGCGCTTCTCCAAGATGCTCTTCTCCGCCGTCGAAGACGTGGACGTCGCCCTGGACACCGACGGCTGTTACAACTACACCTCCTCTTTCTCCACCGAGAATCCCCCCAAAATGCTCTGCTTTTCCGACCACCGCAATGCATGCGAGTTTGGCTGCTTCTCCGAAACCGCTCCGAAATCGGGCCTCACATGCAGCGACTCGTCCTCCGCCTCTtccaccgccgccgccgccgtctCGTCGTCGAAATCCAAT AAAAAGCGGAGTGGGCCCGTGCTCGAACCAACTCCGATCACCACCGTCGCCGGAGCTCCGCCTGGACGCCAGAGCGACTGCAAGAGGGCCAAATCCGAGAACGGCCATGGAAAG GCGAAGAGAGAAAAGCTCGGAGAACGAATCACGGCTCTGCAACAACTGGTTTCGCCGTACGGGAAG ACGGATACGGCATCGGTGCTTCATGAAGCGATGGGATACATCAGGTTTCTGCAGGAGCAAGTTCAGGTCCTTTCTTCTCCATACTTGCGCCGTCTTCCCCCTCCTCCTTCCCTCAGCCTGCAA GAAAATGGAGGGAATGGAGAAGACACAGGGGAAGAGCCAAGAAAGGATCTGAGAAGCAGAGGCCTGTGTTTGGTCCCAATTGAGTCCACTACCCGTGTTGCCAACGACAATGGTGCTGATTTCTGGTCCCCTGCCATGGTCAACTATTTCCCACCAACTCGCGGATAA
- the LOC127801291 gene encoding transcription factor bHLH113-like isoform X2, with protein MAENRGFTGAGGGRFSKMLFSAVEDVDVALDTDGCYNYTSSFSTENPPKMLCFSDHRNACEFGCFSETAPKSGLTCSDSSSASSTAAAAVSSSKSNKKRSGPVLEPTPITTVAGAPPGRQSDCKRAKSENGHGKAKREKLGERITALQQLVSPYGKTDTASVLHEAMGYIRFLQEQVQENGGNGEDTGEEPRKDLRSRGLCLVPIESTTRVANDNGADFWSPAMVNYFPPTRG; from the exons ATGGCCGAAAACCGGGGCTTCACCGGCGCCGGCGGCGGGCGCTTCTCCAAGATGCTCTTCTCCGCCGTCGAAGACGTGGACGTCGCCCTGGACACCGACGGCTGTTACAACTACACCTCCTCTTTCTCCACCGAGAATCCCCCCAAAATGCTCTGCTTTTCCGACCACCGCAATGCATGCGAGTTTGGCTGCTTCTCCGAAACCGCTCCGAAATCGGGCCTCACATGCAGCGACTCGTCCTCCGCCTCTtccaccgccgccgccgccgtctCGTCGTCGAAATCCAAT AAAAAGCGGAGTGGGCCCGTGCTCGAACCAACTCCGATCACCACCGTCGCCGGAGCTCCGCCTGGACGCCAGAGCGACTGCAAGAGGGCCAAATCCGAGAACGGCCATGGAAAG GCGAAGAGAGAAAAGCTCGGAGAACGAATCACGGCTCTGCAACAACTGGTTTCGCCGTACGGGAAG ACGGATACGGCATCGGTGCTTCATGAAGCGATGGGATACATCAGGTTTCTGCAGGAGCAAGTTCAG GAAAATGGAGGGAATGGAGAAGACACAGGGGAAGAGCCAAGAAAGGATCTGAGAAGCAGAGGCCTGTGTTTGGTCCCAATTGAGTCCACTACCCGTGTTGCCAACGACAATGGTGCTGATTTCTGGTCCCCTGCCATGGTCAACTATTTCCCACCAACTCGCGGATAA